The following nucleotide sequence is from Pithys albifrons albifrons isolate INPA30051 chromosome 2, PitAlb_v1, whole genome shotgun sequence.
ACACAATATGGGAAactggattggaagggacaagCTCCTGTAAGGAGGACTGGCACCTACTGACACTGTATGTCTAGCAAATATGGAATAAGGTGGATCTGTGACTTGTTTCCAATAAGATATGACCCTGTTTGTTCCTGCAAGAGCGCAAAATTTACATGGCAGATTGGGAGATGGAAATAAATTCTCACTCAttccacactttttttttctgttttctttgaatCAAATCCTCAAAGAATGAAAATTCACCGGAGAGGAAATGGCTTGCACCCTTTTTGGACTCCAGTGCTTTTATCCATAACTAAGGAAgccaaggaggaggaggggagatgaCTGGACGTGCATGCCTATTGCCCATACAGCCCCAGCTAGATAGCATCAACAGTTGTTCTCCTATTTTCACAGTGGGAAATAAGCAGGTACTAGCTGTATTGGAATAATCAGGAGGAATCTAGGTCAAAATCAAAGCAAGACTGCTCTGTCCATTTGACAGAACTCCCATGCAAACACAATACCCATGTAAAAACAAAGAAGTTACTTGTAGCAGTTATCTCTGTTAAGGTTGCTAAACAAGCGTGCAGACATTGGCCTACCTTGAGTAAAAGGCACTATTCCTTCCCTGTGACTTTTGAAAAGGCATTCAAAATCAATATAAAATGGCAATATTAGGAAATTTTATAATCATTATTTCAAAAAAGCAGACTTGAAAGGGTCTCTTGTTCATGGGTAAATCTTCAGTTAGTTTTTCTAGTACCAGTGGTTCAATCGAAAGATTCGCCAACTGCCCCCTGGAGAAAACTGAAGATCTGCATTTAAATGGAGACATAGTATTTCCAAATGCACGGTACCTGCAAGGCAGATACTGTCAAGGTTTCTTAGTGAGTGGATCTCAAATTGTATTAGGTACATTTCAGTGCTGTAACTATACCCATTTCATAGGACTGGGCCTATttccatataatttttttcctctgtgcatgTTTTGTAATATCTCTCCTCATAAGTTGAAATTAAACCCCCAACCACAACAAAGCCCTCACATACCAACAACAAGGAATTACAACCTTATGCATAATTTTCTGATAGGCATGATGAAGACTGTATTAATGGCTTTACGAAAAATCTTAAATAATTGAAAACTCTGATGACTTAATAGAGTAGTAAGCTTGGTTTACAATGCAGCCAATTTAGAGACATAAAAACACAGTGTAAAATGTTTATCTTGTGGTTGACCATTACATATCCTATTTGttatttcaaagtatttcaacagcatttttcttcatcAATGTGGCTGCTGGCATCTAGCACCCACTCGCTAAATGCACATGATTTTCCTGGAACAgctttaggaaaagaaaacaaaaaattagcAGATCACTACAAAACTGCTCCATGTAACAATATGCCTCTTTTTCACATTCTGACTTGAACTGACTTCATGTGCTGCAAAATACATTCGACACCACCAAGGCTTAAATATAATAAATCAAAGCCATATACGTGAAGTTAAAAAGACTGGTGCAACTACTGATCCTAACACATCagagaaccaaaaaaaaaatcaaacctcaTGAATACTTTGTTGTTAATGTACACGAGTTCAAAGAGCAATGTTCCTCTTAGGAAAACATCTTAATTTTCATATCAGAAAATCACCTTAACCTTCTAGAAAAGTTTTTACAAGTATGCAAGGAAGGCAAAGAGAAGGTTTAGAGTGCAAAAGACACTCGTGATGGGTTTCAGACACGCAGGCATTAGTCCAGGCAGCCTCTCGCTGAAATTCAGGTTGCAATTGAAATGTCCCTGTAAACAAGGTTACTGCGAACGGCCCAAGATATCCTTCTCAGCAACACCTTCACCAGGAGCCCTTCAGCTGTCTACTTAGTTTGTTATACCTTATCTCACAGCCCTGACATCCTAATGCTGATTCAAATTCGGGATTCAAAATGAAAGACTAAATATCTCTGAGATCACTTAATATTGAAATACCATTGCAGTAATAAGTGGTGCCAGGCTAGAGATAGGGATATAGTACTCCAGTGGTAACCTTTTAATTTCTGACAAAATGCTGTGGAATAACTGTGATACTGCACACACAGTTAATGCAATCgatttgttttccctgtttttatAATGAGTGCGCTGAATGTCGTGTTTAccttctcctgcccctggcacattTTAAACTGTAAAGTCCTCTAAAAGGAGACATCTAGATTCCTGTACAGACATGAAACAACTCGCACCACAGAgcccccctccccagcacactGAACCACAGCTATCTCGATGCTCTCAAGACAAGGAAGATCATAACCACATGAGTCGCTTTGTCATTCTAAGTCTTTGGctattttcagtggaaatgcAATGCATGGACTGTGTATAATCTAATGTAGGTTAAAATGTAAACTACTCCCATTCTGAAAGTGAGGGTAGGTATGCTACACTGGAACATTTTGTCCTCTAAAATAAAACAGGGAAGTAACAATGAAATGTATCAGGCAAGTTTTAcactttgtattttaaacaggATGGATAATAAATGCATAAAACTTTGGTGGGTTTATACAACGGGCACTCGGATTTCCCTCCCGGTCACAGGCGGTGATAGGTTGAAATGGGGCGAGAGGTCACCtgctttttgttgtgtttgctATTAGAGTCTCCTTAATAGTACGAAAAGACAGGGTTGGGGGGAGTGGGAGGGGGAGACAGGGGGACGacacaggagagagggaggattACAAGATAGAACCCCCAAGCTGCTCAGTGCTTGCCTTCCCACACTACCATTCAccttcattttcctctcctttatATTCTACTCATTTTTACTTGCCTCCCCCATTATTTAGTCATCTCTTAAATGCAGTCCTCTCTTCTTTGGGATCACGAGCAACATATTAACTAGACCCAGTACTTGGAGCGCATTCCCTGCAACACTTCAAAATATACCTCCAGACCACTCACTCCTTCATGGTATTAATGaccagggaaaaataaaaaataaaacaaaacaatttttaaaagaatcaaAAAATCCTCGCAGCCGGGTCACATTCAGACCCCACACACAGCCTCTTCCCCAAACCCCACTCCTCCCCACGGCCGGCGCCGGGAGGGCCAAGTGCCAGGAGGAGCGGACAGTACGTGGACTTTGCACACTTTCCTTCGCCCCTTCTGATCCCGGGAGCGAGCAGCCCCGCAGCCTTTGTGTGCACGTGTCCGCCCGCGGGTCCCGCACCCCGGCACGGGCTGAGCGCGTCCCGCGTGGGGCGGCCCCTCCACCGCTCCCGCAGCCCGGGGCGGGCAGCGCCGCGCCGTGCCGTGCCCCCCGCCCGGCGGGCAGGGCTCCCCTCGGGCCTGCTCCGCTCCCGCAACGGTGTTCCAGGAAGGAGCGAGCGGCGGGGgagggacggggacggggatggggacgggCCCCCCCCCGCCGGCCTCGCCCCGCGCCGCAGCCGGGACACTTCGGGGTCCCGAGGGGGCACCCCGGCGGGGACAGGGCGGCTCGGGCAGCACCGTGACACTCACACGCGCCCCGGCACCGGCTTGGAGAGTGCGGTCCCCCTTCTCCGCTTGCAACCGCCGGAGCCACCCCGGGACCCCTGCCCTAAACTCTTGCTGGCTAAAGCCTCGTCACTTTCCCGGCACTCCTGACCCCGGACGGGAGGGACACACGCACAAAACCTGCCGGGGTGGGATCTgtcagcagcaaaaaaaaaaaaaaaaagaaaaaatcattctgcttcccttcttccccctacacccccacacacacgcCCGGGCCAATAATTCTCAAATAATTGTCCGAGAGGCGAGAGCCACTGAACCCCAGGTGGCCGGTGCTGTCGTGCGTCTTTTTCCCAAGCTGgttattttttggggggaatgACTCTGAGCAAGTGCAATTGGCAAGGGCTGAAGGTGGaagggggcgggggggggggggggagcgcTTCTGGTAGGCTCGTCTCCAAGCACCAACATGCCCCCCATGCAATGTCAGCTGGCGGGGGTGCGGGGACGTGCTGGGGTAGGGGGCTCGCTTTACCTGGTCAGCTCAGAACCGCAGGCAGGTTAATCAGGTGAGTCGTCGGGGATTTTAAAGAAGCCGAAGCCGGTTTCTTTGCTAGGAAAGTCTACAACACCATGCAGGGACATTGCAAAATCTTTACACACGCCTCCTTTAACTGGGCTCCCGCGACCTCCGCCGGCGAggggggagccgcgggcggggggcggccgagcggcgcggcggcggcggcggcgcggggggcgcggggggcgggggcggcggcgggcgcggcccgccgggcggcggcgggatgggcgggcggcggcggccccggtgcccgcggccccggccccggcggcggccccgcgccTCCCTGCCGCCTTGGTAGCGCCGGTCCGCACTCGGCCTGACCCGGGACGTCACGGCGCCTGCCTGTGTTCCCAATGATAActtggcaggagcagggggaagCGGCCGGGTTTTTCCTGGGCTCGTTACCGGGTACGTGCACGTTTCTTTCGCATgcggattttttttttgattttttgtggttttttaagGCGCAGTACCGAAAAGCCGGGACAGGAAATccggggcgcggcgggggctGCCGCCCCGCGATGGTGGCGGCCGCTCGCCGGCGGGCGCGGGGgagcggcggcgcggggcgcaGGCATGCGTTCATCTCCGTGTCTTTCATTTTACCTTCAGGGTGACATTCAGTGCCGGGCGAGCCTCGCCGGTCACCGCCACGTCCCACctggaaaaaacacaaacaaaaacacgaaaaaaaccccccaacaacaacaaaaaacccaactgaaagaataaaaaaaaaaaaggaaaaaaaggcgATGCCGAAAaggggggatggggagggagggggtggCAGCCCCCCGCGGCCGGGATGCGGGATGCAGGATGCGGACGGGACTCCTCGCCCAGGGGCCGCGGGGACACACGCGCCGCCGGCCGCCAGCAGGCCATGTGCCGAGCGAGCGGTGGGGGCGGGGAACGGGcaccgcacacacacacacacacagaaacccggaatactagaaaaaaaaaaaaacagaatagGAAAGCACCCGGAATGCCAGAGGAGGCCGGGCGAGGATGCCGCACCGCTGCCGCCGTGCAGGCCCCGCGCCGCGCCCCCGGCCCGCACGGCTGTGCAGGGAATGCGGGGGACCCCCGCACACAGCggcccgggcagggcaggggtgccCGCGGGGTGCGGGCCCGACAGCAGGAAGGCAGCGCGGCTGGCGCAATGGCGGCGCTGCCTAGGACAGCGGAGCGGAGCGCTGGCGCAGACCCTGGCACGGCTCGGTCAGCGGCTCCGGAGCCATCGCTCccacctctgctgctggggcagctgtgcccgAAAGCAGAAGGGTTTGCGTTAAACCAGAGCGAGCCATGGCCTGCGGCAGCCCCGGGCCGGTGTGACACCGAGCCGGTGCCAGCGGCGTTCCCCAGCCATGGCAGGGCCCGCAGCCACAGCATCCCCTGTCCTGGGATCGGGCGATTCTCAAAGCCACATCCTGTAAGTCCCCATGACCGGTCCCACCAAATGCCAGGGACCTTTTACATGTGGGATTTAACCTCGCGTACTAAAGTAGTTCCAGAACTAGGCCTCGCGTAAACTACCCATGGTAGCCTGGGCATAGGTGTCTCTTCAGGTAAAGACCAGTTGTTCCCTGCACGCTGTTAACACCCCAAACTGCTGCAGCACCACACCGTCTGCTCTGTGACCGCAGAGCGgtccagcagagccctgagacAAGTTTCCGtcttttgtgttgcttttaaCATCACCTACTATAATAACAGGTTGGAACATCGCCAATGCCCAGGTAACAGCAGAGTTCGTGAAGGGGTGCATGTAGCAGGGCTgaaactaaattattttttgcaaCTGCCTATGTTCAGGCTTAATGTTAGCATTAATActttcattttcctcatttaaatacaataaaagggaaaattgtCTTCACTTAATACTGTTGGTAATCAGGTTTTGCAATTCCAAGTTTTATAAGAAAGTCAGGGAGAAGTTAGTGTACATCTTTTGTGTTTCTGGGCTCTGTGCTCACAGCCACAGCATATTTTAAATGGTGAGATCCCTACTGCAGATGAAAAAAGAGttgaggaaaaattaaatccttCTTGGAATATTGTACTGTCCAAACACCATTTTAAGGAACCTGAAATTGAACCCAaccccccttctttttttttttttttaacccaagCTACTCAAGATGCTTTCTGGCTTGGCTAGAAAGCCAAGTTTGTTTCATGTTTCTGTTTTGGAACTGTTTTGAACTGCTTTTAGGCTAAATTCTTACCCGTGTCTACTGTCTCAGCCATGTCCAGAGTACATTACTGATACATATTTTTGGTAGACTTGAAAAGCAGTGTGTGCAGCTTGATTGTTGTCTGTATTTCGCCATTCATTTTTAAGTGAGGCTCTTCTGATTGATGTGGGGAATTTGTTTGAAAGGATGAAGGGTATGGCATAGCTACCCAACATGCTCCTTACAATTACACCATACCTCAGCTAACAGAGAGATTTTTCATTGTGATTGTAacacttttaaaagcaaattagtTAATCAAATTGCTATTTTTGGAATGCACTTAAAGGAAcattaaaatgcattaatttcattaaaataaatgagtaTCAGTCAAATAAGCAAATTCTCAACTATGGAGTCAAATTCAGCCCTAGTGAAATCATCCAAGTTGTGCTTGTGTACAGCACATTTAATTTGGCTTCCGCAGTCACACAGCTGACACTTTATTTGGTTGTCAAAGGTgtgtatattaaaaatgtgcGAGCCATGCTTCTTCTCGAATGTGATTAACCTCTGAAGGTAAATTCACCTGTTTTCCATTTAGCTCGGCTGCGCGGTCCTATCACACATGCAGGTTTTGGTGTGCGTACACACCGTAGATGCAGaggggcattcccagccccaccaTTAGTCTAAGGGACGTGAGTTGTGTCTGAAGTGGGGGTGTGATGAGATGGATTTCAGCTAAGGCTGTTCACAACCAACTGCATATATATGCTCCAGTTAATAGGCTGTACTAAAGTCTCTGCTACCATCTTTCATTATTGCTGTTACTCATGCCAGTGAGAGTAAAGGCAAGGTTGGTGTGTCTGTAATCACACGTTCATTTGCTATGTAGATATATCCTAAGAGCCTCTCAGCCCAGGAAAATTATGCTGGAATAAGGTCAGATGCGAATGTAAAGCAAAACTGTGTTCAGGTAGTTTATTCAGTCTGGAATGACCGAGTTGTTTCCTGGTTTCACTTAAGCCACTTTCAAAATGGATTAAGATAATTCAAGAAAGTGAATGCTTATGCTGGCATAAGATTTGTCTACACATGGGTTTAGTTGAAGGTAATTACTGCAGTGTACCTAATAAGTGTCTTGGAATAATCCGGTATGTCGACAAGTCCAAAGTCCCACAGGTGAAAACAACAGAATTTAGTCTTTCTGTAGACCATGAGGTTAATTTAGCCAAACGTTTGACCTACTTCTTTCCTTGTGAAGCATATTTAATTCATtacagtttttttcccctcaacaacaaaaatcccacaACAGGTATGTATTTATGATCAGTTCGAGATAGCAATGTCATGTGCATTccactaaaaataaacaatttaaCCAATATATACTCTAAATAACTTTTCAACTGCATTAAAGTGGACAATAGGTTCTTTACTGGAGAAAATATCAGCGTCTCAATAGTAAATATTTTGAGTGGGTTGttataaacaaaaagaaaacaaaccccaaagctctgctctgtcctctAAAACACCCATGATCCATTTGACTGCATTCCATGCATAGCAATAGCACCATTCTAGCTCAGCAGTATTAATTCCTGAATGAGGAACATTGCAGCCTCACATAGAAGGGTTTGCAGAACAACAGGGCCTTCAGGAGGCACCTTAAGAATAGAGAGCTAATTTATAGTGAGCTTACAGACATCTGAATCAGGAAGAACCTACCTGAAACTCAGGCAGCTACACACCTCTGAATCAGGTGTATTGTATGCAGGAAAGTTACTGAAATGATCATGAGAACATACCACCTTTTTTGTGACCTTGTGCCAAGTGCAAAGTTTGTCAAATGTCATTCAGTGTCTTCCCATGCAACAGGCCTCCATGTAAGAAAGGCGACTCTCTGATGTGAATTAAGACTCCTAAACTTTAAACTTAAAATTGTTgaggggggtttttttgcatcctttttttctttttcccttttattttttaaggggaagaaaactcaaaaaaatactagatgagaaagaaattctgtaaGTTCAGCTGGtaaaacagcaatttttttaaagaatcatACAAGCCATATTACACCCATTGCTGACCCTGTAAACACTGACATGGAAGAAGCCATTAAAAGCTATGAAGATGAAAGCCACAACTCCTACTTCATGTAAAAGACTGTAATGTGTCAAGACAGAGGGTACTCAGAGGTCTTCCCTTACACTGGTGAAGTAGCACCAGCACTCCATGCAACAGGCAACAATGCCAACACAGGATTCTCATTCCTAAGCTCAATTTGTGATTGTGAACATGAATTTACTCTCCTATGCTTGTCTTGGTTGAGGATATAGAGAATGGATTACACTTGCTCCATCACACCAAACCTGCTTATTTAAGTAAGAAGTGTTCTTGTGAGAAAATAAGCATTGACTAAAGGAGGCAAAACATggataaacagaaaacaagaaatctgTGGTGCTGGGTAACTTCGACCATGGGTCTTGATATTAAGACTCAAACTAAGCTCACAGTGAAAGCACTAAGAATTTTAGACTGTATAGGAGCATGCCTGATCTGAAATCCCTCTTGCataaaaaattagtttattttatGCTCTTCTTCCACTGAGAGGAATCTGAATGTTGGAGCCACCTGCAGTGGTGGGCTATCCTGGCTCTTCCCCACTTCTGTCATTACAGGGGAATTACTCATCCAGTGAGGAAGGTGTCTTTAAATCTCTGAGATGATGGCACAACACACGCAAGAGGAAATCTCAGCGCACAGCCAATGCAATGAAATGAAGGAGCCTCTGTGGGAGTTGGTTAGTAGTGCCAATGTTTGATATTTGTCGTAACAACCACcgactgttttgttttttgttctaACAATGTGAATTATGCATTAAACATTAATACAAGTGAGTGTACTTTTCTTTTGATCTTCAAGCATAATCATTTCTAATGAGAGTTTATGCATAAGCATTGAAACAAATCCCTGAGTCATGTGAATTTACATTGGTTTTACTCTGTGGGAAAGATCCCACATGAGTTACTCATGTCTGTAAAACATAACATACTTaaaaatcacaagaaaaaaagtgagCTTGCATTTGGCTGTTGGAACATAAATATCTGCGTAGACATTTGGCTTGTACCCTAGCActaatgaaacattaaaaagttaatttatCAGAGATCAGGATTCAGGCTGGGGCCCTCAACTAATAGGAGATCCAAGTCAACTCAGAATAAGCTCACCTCTTAGTTTCTGCAATCTGGCTTCCTGCAAAAGTTGAGCCTAGTGTCAGAGGAATTTGAACTAATTCTAAGTAAAGAGATGAGAGTTTGGCTTGCTTGATACAGATAAAACTTGCCAAACTGCCATCAGCAAGTTATAATATTGCCTGTATGTAGCAGACAAACAGTACACTGCTTAGTGGCACTTTTCCAGATGCCCTTGACATCcggctgcaaggctgacccagTCCAGACCAAATGTAGAACCTTCTTGGCCGTATTTGATACCTGCACCTCTTCTTTTGTCATCAAACAGTGCATTCCGTGAAAACATAACACACTATGGATTGTGTAGCTGCCaagacatttatttaaaatgcaaacagaatttAAGCCCTTTCCCCTTTGACACACTACACACTAAAATCACCAACAATTAACATCCCGCACTTCAACAACTGTGCTGTATGTGTAAGGTATGTACGACACACTGGGGAAAGTAC
It contains:
- the LOC139683591 gene encoding putative RNA-binding protein 15B — protein: MRDAGCGRDSSPRGRGDTRAAGRQQAMCRASGGGGERAPHTHTHTETRNTRKKKKQNRKAPGMPEEAGRGCRTAAAVQAPRRAPGPHGCAGNAGDPRTQRPGQGRGARGVRARQQEGSAAGAMAALPRTAERSAGADPGTARSAAPEPSLPPLLLGQLCPKAEGFALNQSEPWPAAAPGRCDTEPVPAAFPSHGRARSHSIPCPGIGRFSKPHPVSPHDRSHQMPGTFYMWDLTSRTKVVPELGLA